A stretch of DNA from Synechococcus sp. PROS-9-1:
TGGACTGGGTTGGGGGGTGCTGGTCATGGCTTTAAGCACCTATCCCTACGTTTTCCTGCTCAGCACTGAAAGCTTCAGCATCTGCGGTCGTCGCCAGCTTGAAGCCTGCCGATGCCTCGGAGTTGGTCCATGGGAAAGCTTTCGACGCATTGCCCTGCCGATGGCTCTCCCTGCCATCGGAGCCGGAATCGCACTGATGGGAATGGAGGTGGTCAACGAACTTGGGGCCGTTCAACTCCTAGGCATCCCAAGTCTCTCCGCTGGAATTCTCCAGGCCTGGCAACTCGAAGGAAATCCAGCAGGAGCGGTCGGACTTGCCCTAGTCACACTGATCATCGTGACGGGACTGTTGATCGGCGAACGCAAACTGCGTCGTCGTAGTCGTCGATGGTCGGAAGGCCTAACGGGTGGAGAATCCCCAAACTGGACTCTCACTGGAACGAGAGCCTTGGCCGCTCAGGCCTTGGGGTTCATTCCACCGTTTCTGAGCCTTGGCACACCCTTGATCTGGGCCTGCTTGAACCTTGATCAACTTCAAACCGGTTTACAGCCAGAGCTGTTTCTGCTGACCTTGCGCAGTCTTGGTCTCGCCCTTGCAGCAGCAGGCTTAGCCGTTGCAGCTGCCTTGCTCCTTGCCATCACAAAGCGCTGGACCACGGCCCCTTGGCTGCACAGCCTCACCTTTCTCGCCGGGCTCGGGTACGCGATTCCAGGTGCCGTGCTCGCCCTGGCCTTGCTCATCATTGGTGGCCCCTGGCAGCTCTCACCCATCCTGCTTTTGCTCTGGGGCTATAGCGATCGTTTCCTTGCTGTTGCCAAAGGGGGCCTTGATGCAGGCTTAGAACGAATGTCACCAAGCCTTGATGAAGCAGCCACTGGCCTGGGCTGCCGCTGGCCTGATGTGCTCCGTCGCATTCACATTCCCCTGCTGCAAGGACCGCTTGCGGTCGGTGCACTCCTGGTCTTCGTGGACACCGTGAAGGAGCTACCTCTGACCTTCGCGCTTCGACCCTTTGATTTCGACACCCTGTCGGTGCGAGTTTTTCAATACGCGAGCGACGAGCGGCTTGCCGCAGCGCTCTGGCCTGCATTGATGATCCTGGGACTCGGACTGATTGCCGCAGCTGCCCTCGTACCAGGCCTCGACCACACAACTGAGACTTAATTCTCCGGCAAAGACCGGCAACCAGGGCTACGGCGCGGAGCCAACAAATCCAGCAAATTTCCCAGGATCAAACTGAAATTATCGTCACTCACACTCACGAGAGTGCAGCGGCCCTCGCTAACAATCCAAACCCCGTGATCGCTCGTAAGCACCAACCCAAGACGATCATCCGATGCCTAGGAAGCAGCTTTTGAAAA
This window harbors:
- a CDS encoding iron ABC transporter permease, giving the protein MTSKSLQGQWHQGRTLLAVVACLLAALALFPLGGLIGEGVRGLLLGTASLGADGLIQIRGTTLLLLGTASLGAVLGSANGWLLANCRFPGRRLLRVAQLLPLASPSYLLAATLVDLGSIHGIRIHGLGWGVLVMALSTYPYVFLLSTESFSICGRRQLEACRCLGVGPWESFRRIALPMALPAIGAGIALMGMEVVNELGAVQLLGIPSLSAGILQAWQLEGNPAGAVGLALVTLIIVTGLLIGERKLRRRSRRWSEGLTGGESPNWTLTGTRALAAQALGFIPPFLSLGTPLIWACLNLDQLQTGLQPELFLLTLRSLGLALAAAGLAVAAALLLAITKRWTTAPWLHSLTFLAGLGYAIPGAVLALALLIIGGPWQLSPILLLLWGYSDRFLAVAKGGLDAGLERMSPSLDEAATGLGCRWPDVLRRIHIPLLQGPLAVGALLVFVDTVKELPLTFALRPFDFDTLSVRVFQYASDERLAAALWPALMILGLGLIAAAALVPGLDHTTET